The Altererythrobacter sp. CAU 1644 genome has a window encoding:
- a CDS encoding MAPEG family protein gives MQAQMLAPAAVLIAWSLVMLFMIPITRFPALAKLGINVSNAERGVRGQDSEDKLPPSVNWKSHNYTHLMEQPTIFYPAVVIIALMGAGAGDVLAAWIYVGLRVIHSLWQAFVNIVAVRFALFLAMTVALLFLAYRAVSLTLFADPGVA, from the coding sequence ATGCAAGCTCAAATGTTGGCCCCCGCTGCGGTGCTTATCGCCTGGTCGCTGGTGATGTTGTTCATGATTCCGATCACGCGCTTTCCGGCGCTGGCCAAGCTCGGGATCAATGTCTCGAATGCAGAGCGCGGCGTGCGGGGCCAGGATTCGGAAGACAAGCTCCCGCCCTCGGTGAACTGGAAGTCGCACAATTACACCCACCTGATGGAACAGCCGACGATATTCTATCCGGCGGTCGTCATCATCGCGTTGATGGGCGCCGGTGCGGGCGATGTGCTGGCGGCATGGATCTATGTCGGGCTGCGCGTCATCCACTCGCTGTGGCAGGCTTTCGTCAACATCGTGGCGGTCCGTTTCGCGCTGTTCCTGGCCATGACTGTGGCCTTGCTTTTCCTTGCTTATCGCGCGGTTTCGCTCACTCTCTTCGCTGACCCGGGAGTTGCCTGA
- the asnB gene encoding asparagine synthase (glutamine-hydrolyzing) produces MCGIAGWYRRQGRPVEQADITRACDTIIHRGPDDSGVHIDRDFGFGMRRLSIIDLEGGHQPIFSEDGRWAITYNGEIYNHPELRAELDAWGWKFRTNSDTETLLAAYVRWGDDAWSKLEGMYGVAIWDAKERRLTLARDPLGIKPLYYSLQQGGIAWGSEIRTIRTIPGHEFSIRARGVHDFFMFGHIGKPRTIWNEVQSLEPGHVLHIGAEGEPEIRRFWHPRFEARHDLSEAQWIEATREEFMATVKRHMLADVTVGAFLSGGVDSSAVVAAMASHASAPIKAFTMGFPGTSIDETDAAARIAKHLGCEHIILPLEPQDAGMMLPQVQASHDEPCAATAAVPVWHLSKLAAEHVKVVLCGEGSDEIFAGYKRQRTALAAARSAPYLRALAPLIAGLERIPFGSKRLNYLRQNARRFRMSAMLDSNFQRFFQGTQISTPWVREELYQRGFYERQETEKPFAALEAEYFGWPGARDMHPLDQFMLADLTVHMPSSLLNRTDRGSMAHSLEARVPFLSHKFVDWSLTMPREMKLHGKTGKYALRKAIEPWLFEGAIDNRKLGFQLPFAEWFSGGFSSFAQEAWNGSGASQAGYLDNQAVEKLFAEHGAGLANHGRILYAIAMFSIWWDQNIDAR; encoded by the coding sequence GGCAGGCCGGTCGAGCAGGCGGATATCACCCGCGCATGCGATACCATCATCCACCGCGGTCCCGACGATAGCGGCGTCCACATCGACCGTGATTTCGGTTTCGGAATGCGCCGCCTCTCGATCATCGACCTTGAGGGTGGGCACCAGCCGATCTTCTCAGAAGATGGCCGCTGGGCGATCACGTACAACGGCGAGATTTACAACCACCCTGAACTGCGCGCTGAGCTCGACGCATGGGGTTGGAAATTTCGCACCAACAGTGACACCGAGACTCTGCTCGCCGCCTATGTCCGATGGGGTGACGACGCTTGGTCGAAGCTCGAGGGCATGTATGGCGTTGCGATCTGGGATGCCAAGGAACGTCGGCTGACGCTCGCGCGCGACCCGCTGGGGATCAAGCCGCTCTACTATTCCCTCCAGCAGGGTGGAATCGCCTGGGGGAGCGAAATCCGCACTATCCGGACCATCCCCGGCCACGAATTCAGTATCCGCGCACGCGGCGTGCATGACTTCTTCATGTTCGGCCATATCGGCAAGCCGCGTACGATCTGGAACGAGGTCCAGAGCCTTGAGCCCGGCCATGTCCTGCACATCGGCGCTGAGGGCGAGCCCGAGATCAGGCGCTTCTGGCATCCACGCTTCGAAGCCCGCCACGACCTGAGCGAGGCGCAGTGGATCGAGGCGACGCGCGAAGAGTTCATGGCGACCGTCAAGCGCCACATGCTCGCCGATGTCACGGTCGGCGCATTTTTATCCGGCGGGGTGGATTCGAGTGCGGTCGTCGCTGCCATGGCGAGTCATGCAAGCGCGCCGATCAAGGCCTTCACCATGGGCTTTCCCGGCACCTCGATCGACGAGACCGACGCAGCGGCGCGTATCGCCAAACATCTCGGCTGCGAACACATCATCCTGCCGCTCGAGCCGCAGGACGCAGGCATGATGCTGCCGCAGGTGCAAGCGAGCCACGACGAGCCCTGCGCTGCCACTGCGGCGGTACCGGTGTGGCACCTGTCAAAGCTCGCCGCCGAGCACGTGAAGGTAGTTCTGTGCGGTGAAGGTTCGGACGAGATTTTTGCCGGTTACAAGCGGCAGCGCACCGCCCTCGCCGCCGCTCGCAGCGCGCCGTATCTTCGCGCACTTGCGCCACTGATTGCAGGTCTGGAACGTATTCCCTTCGGATCGAAGCGGCTCAACTACCTGCGCCAGAACGCACGCCGGTTCCGCATGTCGGCGATGCTCGACAGCAATTTTCAACGCTTTTTCCAGGGTACGCAAATTTCGACCCCGTGGGTGCGCGAGGAACTCTACCAGCGGGGTTTCTACGAACGGCAAGAGACGGAGAAGCCCTTCGCCGCGCTCGAAGCCGAGTATTTCGGCTGGCCGGGCGCACGCGACATGCACCCGCTTGACCAGTTCATGCTGGCCGATCTTACCGTCCACATGCCCTCTTCCCTGCTCAACCGCACCGATCGCGGCAGCATGGCGCATTCGCTCGAGGCGCGTGTGCCATTCCTCAGCCACAAGTTCGTCGACTGGTCGCTTACGATGCCGCGCGAGATGAAGCTGCACGGCAAGACCGGCAAATACGCGCTGCGCAAGGCAATCGAGCCGTGGCTGTTCGAAGGCGCGATCGACAATCGCAAACTCGGATTCCAGCTCCCATTTGCCGAATGGTTCAGCGGCGGTTTCAGCAGCTTCGCACAGGAAGCGTGGAACGGCAGCGGCGCATCGCAGGCGGGCTACCTCGACAATCAGGCGGTAGAGAAGCTGTTCGCCGAACACGGCGCAGGCCTCGCCAATCACGGGCGCATCCTCTACGCGATCGCCATGTTCTCCATCTGGTGGGACCAGAATATCGATGCTCGCTGA
- a CDS encoding type III PLP-dependent enzyme — protein MHIYPDAKAVVRDLAPDEPVILNRPHAAARAARFFVEKFPGKSLYAVKANPTPELIQTLWEAAITHYDVASIAEVRLVRGLLPEAVLCFMHPIKTPAAIREAYHQHGVKTFSLDSIEELEKIVDACRDPETGEEAGDLRLAVRLRVSSEYSELSLASKFGCDLLEAPQLLQQTRQHCDWLGVCFHVGSQAMSPFAYVQALDRTRAAIAEASVVIDMVDVGGGFPSWYPELEPPPLEDYFQIIHQHFYALPIAYNAELWCEPGRALSAEYSSMIVRVERRRGEELYINDGAYGALYDAAHVGWRFPVRALEDDLRDPDADFAFYGPTCDDADYMKGPFPLPSDIQAGDYIEIGMLGAYGAAMKTGFNGFGDAEQVIVSDEPMASLYDGSRQRPEADNVVSLR, from the coding sequence TTGCACATCTATCCCGATGCCAAGGCTGTAGTCCGCGACCTCGCTCCGGACGAACCCGTCATCCTCAATCGCCCGCACGCCGCCGCGCGCGCCGCCCGCTTCTTCGTCGAGAAGTTTCCGGGCAAGTCGCTCTATGCGGTCAAGGCCAATCCCACGCCTGAGCTGATCCAGACGCTGTGGGAAGCGGCCATTACGCATTACGACGTCGCCTCGATCGCCGAGGTGCGGCTGGTGCGCGGCCTCCTGCCTGAGGCCGTGCTGTGCTTCATGCACCCGATCAAGACGCCGGCGGCGATCCGCGAGGCCTATCACCAGCATGGCGTGAAGACCTTCAGCCTCGACAGCATCGAGGAACTGGAGAAGATCGTCGACGCCTGTCGCGATCCTGAGACGGGCGAAGAGGCGGGCGACCTACGCCTCGCAGTGCGTCTGCGCGTGTCGAGTGAGTATTCCGAGCTTTCGCTCGCCAGCAAGTTCGGCTGCGACCTGCTCGAGGCGCCACAACTGCTCCAGCAGACCCGCCAGCATTGCGACTGGCTGGGCGTGTGCTTCCATGTCGGTAGCCAGGCCATGAGCCCGTTCGCCTATGTCCAGGCGCTCGATCGCACCCGCGCTGCAATTGCCGAGGCTTCGGTGGTGATCGACATGGTCGATGTCGGCGGCGGTTTCCCGAGCTGGTATCCCGAGCTCGAGCCTCCTCCGCTGGAGGATTACTTCCAGATCATCCACCAGCACTTCTATGCGCTGCCGATCGCCTACAATGCGGAGCTGTGGTGCGAGCCGGGCAGGGCGCTAAGCGCTGAATACTCCTCGATGATCGTGCGGGTGGAGCGTCGGCGCGGCGAGGAGCTGTACATCAACGACGGCGCCTATGGTGCGCTCTACGACGCCGCCCATGTCGGCTGGCGTTTTCCGGTGCGCGCGCTCGAGGACGATCTGCGCGATCCCGACGCGGATTTCGCCTTCTACGGACCGACCTGCGACGATGCCGATTACATGAAGGGGCCGTTCCCGCTGCCCTCGGACATCCAGGCCGGCGACTATATCGAGATCGGCATGCTCGGTGCTTATGGTGCGGCCATGAAGACCGGCTTCAACGGCTTTGGCGATGCCGAGCAGGTGATCGTCAGCGACGAACCGATGGCGAGCCTTTACGATGGCAGCCGCCAGCGGCCAGAAGCCGACAATGTGGTGAGTTTGCGTTAG
- a CDS encoding MAPEG family protein: MIGMAILQPVVALTIWTMIMWAWMYATRIPAMSKSPNIEAPSKLVGGTGKDLDAVLPPQVQWKAHNYNHLHEQPTIFYAVAIVLAIIGQGDGMNALLAWIYVGLRVVHSLVQVTANKVMVRFVLFFLSGLVLVALIFHATISVFDIHI; this comes from the coding sequence ATGATCGGTATGGCCATCCTTCAGCCGGTCGTCGCATTGACGATCTGGACCATGATCATGTGGGCGTGGATGTATGCCACGCGCATTCCGGCGATGAGCAAATCGCCGAATATCGAGGCACCTTCGAAGCTCGTTGGTGGGACGGGCAAAGATCTGGATGCGGTTCTGCCGCCACAGGTTCAATGGAAAGCGCATAATTACAACCACTTGCATGAACAACCGACGATCTTCTACGCGGTGGCGATCGTGCTCGCGATCATCGGCCAGGGCGACGGGATGAATGCCTTGCTTGCGTGGATCTATGTCGGCTTGCGGGTGGTTCACTCGCTGGTTCAGGTCACCGCGAACAAGGTGATGGTGCGGTTTGTGCTGTTTTTCCTGTCGGGCCTGGTGCTGGTCGCACTGATCTTCCACGCGACGATCAGCGTGTTCGACATTCACATCTAG
- a CDS encoding FAD-dependent oxidoreductase: MLADLAQDPQAADKPFDVAIIGAGAAGVSIARELMRGGHKVCLAESGGLDFEERTQALYKGQNIGHEYYDLDEARLRFFGGTVSIWGGRCALLDEIDFRKRDWVPHSGWPITRDDVMPWYRKAQEIFEIGEFAWDDAYRLCGIPDQGFDPERLATDLWRFDEATERFAASRAKDLIDAPNLTILLHANATRIQASENGARVEHVDVSTLDGRKATIKAKHFVIACGAIENVRLMLASDDVITGGIGNANDQLGRFFMEHPTGRIGKVETDKPFDLWAAYQKRFMPSGPPLAPVLRMADAVQEAEGALNSIVTFKLQRPPEKGVALGNKLYHDIKHSLNPDRKGRALDHIYRGLRAWFHKNVRERVEKTMANRGMTGLYMIIRGEQAPNPDSRIVLSGERDELGMRKANLNWQLDPLDKHTARIFTRIFDEELSRLGRGSVTPTEWINEAGNDWPVDPTVGNHPIAGYHHMGGTRMSDDPKSGVVDADCRVHGIANLHIAGSSTFSTAGWANPTFTLVALALRLADKLDRDLKEA; encoded by the coding sequence ATGCTCGCTGACCTCGCCCAAGATCCCCAGGCCGCCGACAAGCCATTCGACGTCGCCATCATCGGCGCGGGCGCAGCGGGCGTATCTATCGCGCGCGAACTGATGCGCGGCGGGCACAAGGTATGCCTTGCCGAGAGCGGAGGTCTCGACTTCGAAGAGCGCACACAGGCGCTCTACAAGGGTCAGAACATCGGCCACGAGTATTACGACCTCGACGAGGCGCGGCTGCGATTTTTCGGCGGGACGGTGTCGATCTGGGGTGGGCGCTGCGCGCTGCTCGACGAAATCGACTTCCGAAAGCGCGACTGGGTTCCGCATTCGGGCTGGCCCATCACCCGCGACGACGTGATGCCGTGGTACCGCAAGGCGCAGGAGATCTTCGAGATCGGCGAGTTCGCTTGGGACGATGCTTATCGCCTTTGCGGCATTCCCGACCAGGGGTTCGATCCGGAACGGCTGGCGACCGATTTGTGGCGATTCGACGAGGCGACTGAACGCTTTGCCGCCTCTCGCGCCAAGGATTTGATCGACGCCCCGAACCTCACCATCCTACTCCACGCCAATGCCACCCGCATCCAAGCGAGTGAGAACGGTGCCCGCGTCGAGCATGTCGATGTGAGCACGCTCGATGGGCGCAAGGCGACAATCAAGGCGAAGCACTTCGTCATCGCCTGCGGCGCGATCGAGAATGTTCGCCTGATGCTCGCTTCGGACGACGTGATTACAGGGGGGATCGGCAATGCGAACGACCAGCTAGGTCGCTTTTTCATGGAACATCCCACCGGACGTATCGGCAAGGTCGAGACCGACAAGCCCTTCGACCTGTGGGCTGCCTACCAGAAACGCTTCATGCCTTCCGGCCCGCCCCTCGCCCCTGTTCTGCGTATGGCCGACGCGGTGCAGGAAGCTGAAGGTGCGCTCAATTCGATCGTCACCTTCAAGCTACAACGACCGCCGGAGAAGGGCGTCGCGCTTGGGAACAAGCTCTATCACGACATCAAGCATTCACTGAACCCCGACCGAAAGGGCCGCGCGCTCGACCATATATACCGTGGGCTTCGCGCGTGGTTTCACAAGAATGTGCGCGAGCGTGTCGAGAAGACCATGGCCAATCGGGGCATGACAGGGCTCTACATGATCATTCGCGGCGAGCAGGCGCCCAATCCCGACAGCCGCATCGTGCTGTCGGGCGAGCGCGACGAACTGGGGATGCGGAAAGCCAACCTCAACTGGCAGCTCGACCCGCTCGACAAACACACCGCGCGGATATTCACACGCATCTTCGACGAAGAACTGTCCCGGCTGGGGCGCGGATCGGTCACTCCCACCGAGTGGATCAACGAAGCCGGCAACGATTGGCCGGTCGATCCCACGGTCGGCAACCACCCCATCGCGGGCTATCACCACATGGGGGGTACCCGCATGAGCGATGATCCAAAAAGTGGCGTCGTCGATGCCGATTGCCGGGTTCATGGCATCGCCAATCTGCACATCGCGGGCAGCTCGACTTTCTCGACTGCCGGTTGGGCCAACCCGACATTTACATTGGTCGCGCTTGCGTTGCGCCTCGCGGACAAGCTCGACCGGGATTTGAAGGAAGCCTAA
- a CDS encoding O-acetyl-ADP-ribose deacetylase encodes MKGNIVTMEFDAIVNAANSSLLGGGGVDGAIHRAAGPELVHECRLLGGCKTGQAKVTKGYNLKAEWIIHTVGPVWRGGEKGESSQLTQCYENSLCCALEKKACSVAFPAISTGRFGYPLEKAAKTAAHTTAEFVWRNPSQFSRIAFVCFDEAANSAFDCALEELA; translated from the coding sequence GTGAAGGGCAATATTGTCACGATGGAGTTCGACGCCATCGTCAATGCTGCCAACAGTTCACTGCTGGGTGGGGGCGGGGTGGATGGAGCCATTCACCGAGCCGCCGGACCCGAACTTGTTCATGAGTGTCGATTGCTCGGCGGATGCAAGACTGGCCAAGCCAAGGTCACCAAAGGATATAATTTGAAGGCTGAATGGATCATCCACACGGTCGGTCCGGTTTGGCGTGGCGGGGAGAAGGGCGAGTCGTCTCAATTGACCCAGTGCTACGAGAATTCCCTTTGCTGTGCGCTTGAGAAGAAAGCGTGTTCGGTCGCATTCCCAGCTATCTCTACCGGCCGTTTCGGCTATCCGCTTGAAAAGGCAGCCAAGACTGCAGCGCATACAACGGCGGAATTTGTGTGGCGCAATCCGTCTCAATTCAGTCGCATTGCGTTCGTGTGCTTTGACGAGGCAGCGAACTCTGCTTTTGACTGCGCTTTGGAGGAGTTGGCCTGA
- a CDS encoding threonine ammonia-lyase has translation MTQAKQNPTQEGVIEAARKIAAILPATPLLPVEIDGVTVHVKAENLQPIGAFKIRGAWHRLSALEEAERSGGVVAVSSGNHAQGVAWAAKRLGMSATIVMPHDAPQVKLDATRALGAEIVLYQRPHEDRDEVAARIIAERGGTLVHAFGDPWVIEGQGSAGLEIVEQLGRAPSCILACCGGGGLAAGLALACPESAIHLVEPEGWDQVGQSLRAGRIVRQHADPPKTICDALQPIATKQVNLDTLLDRAEPGVTVTDEEVRTAQRFAFSRLHLVVEPGGAAALAAALSGKVPLDEGTVIMLTGGNVDPASYAETISTGS, from the coding sequence ATGACTCAAGCGAAGCAAAATCCGACCCAGGAAGGCGTGATCGAAGCCGCCAGAAAGATCGCGGCCATCCTCCCGGCCACTCCGCTCCTGCCGGTCGAAATCGACGGAGTGACGGTTCACGTCAAAGCGGAGAATCTCCAGCCAATCGGCGCCTTCAAGATCCGCGGCGCGTGGCACCGGCTGTCAGCACTGGAAGAGGCCGAGCGATCGGGCGGCGTCGTGGCCGTTTCGTCCGGCAACCATGCGCAAGGCGTGGCCTGGGCGGCAAAGCGGCTCGGCATGTCAGCAACCATCGTCATGCCGCACGACGCCCCGCAAGTGAAGCTCGATGCGACCCGCGCATTGGGGGCCGAGATCGTCCTCTATCAGCGCCCGCATGAAGACCGCGACGAGGTGGCGGCGCGCATCATTGCCGAGCGCGGAGGTACGCTGGTCCATGCCTTCGGCGATCCCTGGGTGATTGAGGGCCAGGGGAGCGCCGGGCTCGAGATTGTCGAACAACTGGGCCGCGCACCATCGTGCATCCTCGCCTGTTGTGGCGGCGGGGGCCTCGCCGCGGGGCTCGCCCTCGCCTGCCCCGAAAGCGCGATCCATCTCGTCGAACCCGAGGGTTGGGACCAGGTCGGACAAAGCCTGCGCGCAGGCAGGATCGTGCGGCAGCACGCAGATCCGCCGAAAACGATCTGCGATGCATTGCAGCCCATCGCGACTAAGCAGGTGAACCTCGACACGCTACTGGACCGCGCTGAGCCGGGAGTGACGGTGACCGATGAGGAGGTAAGGACCGCCCAGCGTTTCGCCTTTTCGCGGCTTCACCTCGTGGTCGAACCGGGCGGCGCTGCAGCGCTCGCGGCGGCCTTATCCGGCAAGGTGCCGCTCGACGAGGGAACCGTGATCATGCTGACAGGCGGCAATGTCGATCCGGCCAGCTACGCGGAGACGATCTCCACAGGAAGCTAG
- a CDS encoding carboxynorspermidine decarboxylase produces the protein METRAGDPGAFAHFDLNRVDSPAFVVDAAKLRANCQVLADIRDAADIKVLAALKAFSMWSVAPIIGEYLDGVCTSGLWEARLASEFYDGEIATYSAAYKPDELEEVCRLSDHVIFNSPGQMQRAALILEHAKTTGGDFDVGLRINPQVPTGEVPRYDPSSPGSRLGFPLDQLTEEHMEGVEGIHFHNLCEQDLEPLQLTWDRVFDAIEPWFGKLKWINMGGGHHITRADYQRQELVEFLKDAKEDTGAEIYLEPGEAVALDAGILVGTLLDTGFNEMPIGVTDVSATCHMPDVIEAPYRPAMLGELADENIVPIRLGGPSCLAGDVIGDYRLPVPAEPGARFAFLDQAHYSMVKTNTFNGVQLPSIYLWDSDTDALELVKEFHYEDFRDRLS, from the coding sequence ATGGAAACCAGAGCCGGTGATCCGGGCGCATTCGCCCATTTCGATCTCAATCGCGTCGACAGCCCCGCATTCGTGGTCGATGCGGCGAAGCTGCGCGCCAATTGCCAGGTGCTGGCCGACATCCGCGACGCCGCCGACATCAAGGTGCTCGCTGCGCTTAAGGCATTCTCGATGTGGTCGGTCGCGCCGATTATCGGCGAGTATCTGGACGGCGTCTGCACCTCCGGCCTGTGGGAAGCGCGGCTGGCATCCGAATTCTACGATGGCGAGATTGCGACTTATTCGGCAGCCTACAAGCCTGACGAGCTGGAGGAAGTCTGCCGCCTGTCGGACCATGTGATCTTCAACTCGCCCGGGCAGATGCAGCGCGCGGCGCTGATCCTCGAGCATGCCAAGACGACCGGCGGCGATTTCGACGTCGGCTTGCGTATCAATCCACAGGTGCCGACCGGCGAAGTGCCGCGTTACGATCCATCCTCGCCCGGTTCGCGGCTAGGATTCCCGCTAGACCAGCTCACCGAAGAGCATATGGAAGGCGTCGAGGGGATTCACTTCCACAATCTGTGCGAGCAGGACCTCGAACCGCTCCAGCTGACCTGGGACCGCGTGTTCGATGCAATCGAGCCCTGGTTCGGTAAGCTCAAGTGGATCAACATGGGCGGCGGTCATCACATCACCCGAGCCGATTACCAGCGCCAGGAACTGGTGGAATTCCTCAAGGACGCCAAGGAAGACACCGGCGCCGAGATCTATCTCGAACCGGGCGAGGCGGTGGCGCTCGATGCAGGCATTCTGGTCGGCACGCTGCTCGACACCGGCTTCAACGAAATGCCCATCGGCGTGACCGATGTTTCCGCGACCTGCCATATGCCCGATGTGATCGAAGCGCCTTATCGCCCGGCGATGCTGGGCGAACTCGCAGACGAGAATATCGTCCCGATCCGCCTTGGCGGACCGTCATGCCTCGCGGGCGATGTGATCGGCGACTACCGCCTGCCGGTGCCTGCAGAGCCGGGCGCGCGCTTCGCCTTCCTCGACCAGGCGCATTACTCCATGGTGAAGACCAACACCTTCAACGGAGTGCAATTGCCCTCGATTTACCTGTGGGACAGCGACACCGATGCACTCGAGCTGGTGAAGGAATTCCACTACGAGGACTTCCGCGACCGGTTGAGCTGA
- a CDS encoding saccharopine dehydrogenase family protein: MSTVLVIGAGGVSSVCVHKMAMNKDIFTDIHLASRTKSKCDAIAASVKERTGVDVSTYEIDAEEVPAMVNLIRKVQPSLVVNLALPYQDLPIMDACLETGVDYLDTANYEPKDEAKFEYHWQWAYHDRFKEAGLMALLGSGFDPGVTSVFTMWLKKHKLKTIRTLDILDCNGGDHGQAFATNFNPEINIREVTAPARHWENGEFVETPAMAKKVEFDFEGVGPKNMYMMYHEELESLAKFNPEMERARFWMTFGDEYIKHLTVLQNVGMTRIDPIKYKGKEIIPLQFLAAVLPKPETLGETTKGNTNIGVIATGEAIDGSGEKTFYINNICSHEAAYEETGNQAVSYTTGVPAMIGSAMMVTGKWSGDGVFNMEEMDPDPFMDMLNEHGLPWQVKELGGPVEF, translated from the coding sequence ATGTCGACAGTCCTCGTTATCGGTGCCGGCGGTGTCAGCTCGGTGTGCGTCCACAAGATGGCGATGAACAAGGATATCTTCACCGACATCCACCTCGCCAGCCGCACGAAGAGCAAGTGCGATGCCATCGCAGCTTCGGTGAAAGAGCGCACGGGTGTCGATGTTTCGACCTACGAGATCGACGCCGAGGAAGTCCCGGCGATGGTCAATTTGATCCGCAAGGTTCAGCCGAGCCTCGTGGTGAACCTCGCGCTGCCGTATCAGGACCTGCCGATCATGGATGCCTGCCTCGAAACAGGCGTCGATTACCTCGATACTGCGAACTACGAGCCCAAGGACGAGGCCAAGTTCGAATATCACTGGCAGTGGGCCTATCACGACCGCTTCAAGGAGGCAGGATTGATGGCGCTGCTGGGTTCGGGCTTCGACCCGGGCGTGACAAGCGTCTTCACCATGTGGCTGAAGAAGCACAAGCTGAAGACCATCCGGACGCTCGACATACTCGACTGTAACGGCGGGGATCATGGCCAGGCTTTTGCCACCAATTTCAACCCCGAAATCAACATCCGCGAAGTCACCGCGCCCGCGCGTCACTGGGAGAACGGCGAGTTCGTCGAGACTCCGGCGATGGCGAAGAAGGTCGAGTTCGACTTCGAGGGTGTGGGCCCCAAGAACATGTACATGATGTACCACGAGGAGCTCGAAAGCCTCGCCAAGTTCAATCCGGAGATGGAGCGCGCGCGCTTCTGGATGACATTCGGCGATGAGTACATCAAGCACCTCACCGTGCTGCAGAACGTCGGCATGACGCGGATCGACCCGATCAAGTACAAGGGCAAGGAAATCATCCCGCTGCAGTTCCTCGCTGCCGTGCTGCCCAAGCCCGAAACGCTGGGCGAGACGACCAAGGGCAACACCAACATAGGCGTGATCGCGACGGGCGAAGCGATCGACGGTTCGGGCGAGAAGACCTTCTACATCAACAACATCTGTTCGCATGAGGCCGCGTACGAGGAAACTGGCAACCAGGCGGTCAGCTACACCACCGGCGTGCCCGCCATGATCGGTTCTGCCATGATGGTCACCGGCAAGTGGTCGGGCGACGGGGTCTTCAACATGGAAGAAATGGACCCCGATCCCTTCATGGACATGCTCAACGAACATGGCCTGCCGTGGCAGGTGAAGGAACTCGGCGGACCGGTGGAATTCTAA